Within the uncultured Draconibacterium sp. genome, the region TGCCAGTGCCTCTTCGGTTAATTGCACCGATTCCAGCTTATTCCCTTTTTCAGTTTTTATGGCAGGTATAAAAGGATCGTGATAGCTAACCTCGCCTCCTTTTTGAATAACGGTATCAATAATTTCAAGGGCAGGCGATTCGCGTTCGTCATCAATATTCGGTTTGTATGCGACACCCAGGAACAGCACTTTACTTCCATTCACCGCCTTCTTTTGTCGGTTTAAGGCAGTGGCTATTTTTATATACATATAATGCGGCATCCGCATATTAATATGCCCCGCAGTATGTATCATACTCAGGTCGAATTGAAACTTCTTTGCAATGTGTTCCAGGTAAAAAGGATCGAGCGGGATACAGTGTCCGCCAACTCCCGGCCCCGGATAAAACGCCTGAAATCCAAACGGCTTGGTTTTGGCGGCTTCAATCACTTCCCAAATATTAATGTCCATTTTCCCGGATAAAAGAGCCAACTCGTTAATTAAACTAATATTGATTAAACGATATGTATTTTCCAGGATTTTTACCATCTCGGCCACCCGTGGTGAACTTACCGGATGAATATTATCGATGGCAAATTTATAAATAGCTTGTCCTATTTCCAATCCGTCTTCGGTTAGAGCTCCCAACACCTTTGGCGTATTCTTGGTAACAAAATTCTTATTACCGGGATCAACACGTTCTGGAGAATAAGCGAGCCAAAAATCATCACCATGTTTCATCCCCGATTCTTTTTCGATGATCGGAAGCATAAAATCCTCGGTGGTAGTTGGATAAGTTGTGCTTTCGAGGCTAATAAAAGTACCCGGCTTCATGTGCTCTCCGATCTCCTCGCAAGCCGACTGAATGTAACTCATGTCGGGTTTCTTGAAACGATCCAGTGGTGTTGGAACACAGATCAAAAGCGCGTCACATTTATTCATCTCAGAGAAATCGGTTGTTGCATGAAAAGTTACATTCTCCACAACTTCACGCAGTGCTACATCCCTTACATCTTTGATATAATTCTCACCACTGTTTATCTTATTTACTTTTTTTTCGTTTTTATCAAAGCCTAAAACATGAACGCCAGCTTCAGCGAAACCAACTGCAAGCGGTAATCCAACATAACCCAACCCGATTATACCAACTACCAGTTCCTTTTGTTCTACCTTCTTTAAAATATTAGTTTTATGATTCATTCGTTTATAATTGTTTACTTTTTATGGTAACTCATGGAACTCGCATAATCATACTCCTGTGTATAAAAAGGCTGTTTATATGCTCGTTTCATCATTTACCATTTCCAGATTTGTGCCTGCTAAATTATACTTTTCTCCGGTTTTAGGGCAAGTTAAATCGTCGCCCAAAATTTCTCCACTGCGGCTCACCCAACCAGTTTGTTTGGCGGGAACTCCCGTCACCAATGCAAATGGTAAGATATCCTTTGTAACGACTGCTCCGGCACCGATCATACAATATTCGCCCAAAGTTACTCCGCATACTATTGTGACGTTTGCTCCTATTGTTGCCCCTTTTTTTACCAATGTTGTTTTGAATTCATCTTTTCGCTCAACACTACTACGAGGATTGACAACATTGGTAAACACCATTGAAGGCCCCAAAAATACGTCATCCTCACAAATTACTCCTTCATACACTGAAACATTATTCTGCACTTTCACATTGTTGCCTAAAATTACATTGTTGCCAACAAAAACATTTTGCCCAAGGATGCAACTCGTTCCAATTATAGCAGAACTCATTACATGCGAAAAGTGCCATACTTTCGATCCGGAACCTATTTTCGCTCCATCATCAATAACCGCTGTTTTGTGCGCGTAATATTCGTTTTCCATTGTTTTAATTCTTATCGCTTTTGCGGGAAACTTTTAACTGCCTCAACAATAAATTTTAATTGTTCCTCATCCATCTCGGTGTGCATTGGCAGCGACAATACGGTATGCGTTAATTTCTCAGCTACCGGAAAGTTTCCTTCATGATACCCTAAATTTCCGTATGCCTCCTGCAAATGCAAGGCTTTCGGATAATACACCATTGATGGAATTCCTTTTGCTTCCAAATAATTTCTCAATTCATGTCTATCCTCCATTTGAATGGTATATTGATGAAAAGTATGTGTGCTAAATTCAGCCCTGGCAGGTATTTTAACCCCTGACAGATTTTGTAAATGCTCATCATAGAAACGAGCTGCAGTTTGACGGGCTTTTATATGCTTATTAATGTATTTTAATTTCACCTCAAGAATTGCAGCCTGCATACTATCGAGCCGTGAGTTTATTCCAACTCGTTGATATTCGTATTTGGCTTTCATACCGTGATTGGCAACAGAACGAATCTTGTCGGCCATTGTTTTATCGTCTGAGTATACTGCACCGCCATCGCCAAAAGCACCCAAATTTTTTGAAGGAAAAAATGAATTACAACCTATGTGGCCGATTGTTCCGGCTTTCTTTTTTGTTCCGTCAGCAAAAAGATAATCTGTTCCCAACGCCTGACATGCATCTTCAACCACAAACAGCTCATACTTTTCAGCAATGTTTAATATTGCGTCCATATTGGCACATTGCCCAAAAAGATGCACCGGCAAAATTGCTTTTGTTTTTGAGGTTATTACCTTTTCAATTTGCGTAACATCCAGATTAAAAGTATCCAGACAAACATCAACAAAAACAGGTTTTAACCCCATCAACACCAAAACTTCAACGGCTGAAATAAACGAAAAAGGAGTGGTAATTACCTCATCGCCCGGCTTTAATTCCAAAGCCATAAAAGCCAGCTGCAAGGCATCCGTTCCGTTTCCACATGCAACGACATTGGTACTGAGATAATCAGACAATTTCGCTTCGAAATCAAGCACCTTTCCACTCTTTATAAAGCGTGTAGACTTTATCACCTCCTGAATGGCGTCATCAATCTCCGCCTTCATGGTAAGGTATTGCCCATAAATGTCAGACATATGGATGGATTGCATACTGCTAGCTTGTTTTTAATAAACTATAAAAGTATAAATTTAGTGCACAGAATAATTCAAACGTTTTTTATTTTGCACATTTCCGATCCGATAGATATAAAATATGATAATAGATTCCAGTCGAATACCAAATTCTTTCTTCCAACGCAATGTAACCGAAGTTGCGCCCGATTTACTCGGGAAAATCTTGATAAGATGTTTTGAGGACGGAACAACACAAAAGTTTATGATTACTGAAACGGAAGCCTATCGCGGTGGCAAAGACAAAGCCTGTCATGCCAATAAAGGGAAAACTGCACGTACTAAAGTGATGTTTGACGAAGGTGGATTAGTATACGTTTACCTGATATATGGGATGTATTGGATGTTAAATTTTGTTACTGGCGATGCAGGAGATTCTTCTGCCGTTTTAATTCGGGGAGTGGAAGGTATTTCAGGGCCGGGAAGAGTTGGCCGGGCACTGCAACTCGACAAATCGTTTTATGGTGAAAACCTTGAAACTTCACAAAGAATATGGATTGAAGATTCGGGAATGAATCCACAGTTCACAACTGCTCCACGTGTTGGGATTGATTATGCCGGCGAACCATGGGTTAGCAAACCATGGCGGTTTATTTTAAAGTAATTCCTGAGAATTCTATAAATTATTGTCGTTTCCCTTTCATCACAAACTTATCATACAAGAA harbors:
- a CDS encoding nucleotide sugar dehydrogenase, whose protein sequence is MNHKTNILKKVEQKELVVGIIGLGYVGLPLAVGFAEAGVHVLGFDKNEKKVNKINSGENYIKDVRDVALREVVENVTFHATTDFSEMNKCDALLICVPTPLDRFKKPDMSYIQSACEEIGEHMKPGTFISLESTTYPTTTEDFMLPIIEKESGMKHGDDFWLAYSPERVDPGNKNFVTKNTPKVLGALTEDGLEIGQAIYKFAIDNIHPVSSPRVAEMVKILENTYRLINISLINELALLSGKMDINIWEVIEAAKTKPFGFQAFYPGPGVGGHCIPLDPFYLEHIAKKFQFDLSMIHTAGHINMRMPHYMYIKIATALNRQKKAVNGSKVLFLGVAYKPNIDDERESPALEIIDTVIQKGGEVSYHDPFIPAIKTEKGNKLESVQLTEEALADADCVVITTNHSVFDADFIQVHSKLVVDMRNVIEEASEKVYKL
- a CDS encoding DapH/DapD/GlmU-related protein produces the protein MENEYYAHKTAVIDDGAKIGSGSKVWHFSHVMSSAIIGTSCILGQNVFVGNNVILGNNVKVQNNVSVYEGVICEDDVFLGPSMVFTNVVNPRSSVERKDEFKTTLVKKGATIGANVTIVCGVTLGEYCMIGAGAVVTKDILPFALVTGVPAKQTGWVSRSGEILGDDLTCPKTGEKYNLAGTNLEMVNDETSI
- a CDS encoding DegT/DnrJ/EryC1/StrS family aminotransferase; amino-acid sequence: MSDIYGQYLTMKAEIDDAIQEVIKSTRFIKSGKVLDFEAKLSDYLSTNVVACGNGTDALQLAFMALELKPGDEVITTPFSFISAVEVLVLMGLKPVFVDVCLDTFNLDVTQIEKVITSKTKAILPVHLFGQCANMDAILNIAEKYELFVVEDACQALGTDYLFADGTKKKAGTIGHIGCNSFFPSKNLGAFGDGGAVYSDDKTMADKIRSVANHGMKAKYEYQRVGINSRLDSMQAAILEVKLKYINKHIKARQTAARFYDEHLQNLSGVKIPARAEFSTHTFHQYTIQMEDRHELRNYLEAKGIPSMVYYPKALHLQEAYGNLGYHEGNFPVAEKLTHTVLSLPMHTEMDEEQLKFIVEAVKSFPQKR
- a CDS encoding DNA-3-methyladenine glycosylase, translated to MIIDSSRIPNSFFQRNVTEVAPDLLGKILIRCFEDGTTQKFMITETEAYRGGKDKACHANKGKTARTKVMFDEGGLVYVYLIYGMYWMLNFVTGDAGDSSAVLIRGVEGISGPGRVGRALQLDKSFYGENLETSQRIWIEDSGMNPQFTTAPRVGIDYAGEPWVSKPWRFILK